A single window of Methylobacterium nodulans ORS 2060 DNA harbors:
- a CDS encoding PAS domain-containing sensor histidine kinase: MLEADPAPLAARAATILGIARAITPAHQRLARAESWLRFAIPAILGLFLISLFAITATQLLAQRRDAVAEAGRQIDLLARLVAASLSSTAPESELRLDGAVPASALVAGRAVYLIGPDDRIAASLPALLPPGHRLADHLGEAQPLLILGERAGVMTATLGGAPALATLRALPSGRGRVAVVQSLDTATADWRSRARTEAVVIGTATLVIVCVGLAYTLQADRARTVDRVCEQVRQRLDTALCRGRCGLWDWDIARGRIYWSDSMYQLLGYVREHEFLSFGDVNALVHPDDTDLYGLASQLAAQDATVDHEFRIRSAAGEWIWLKARAEIVRDQDDGGRHLVGIIIDISEQRRLAESTATADMRLRDAVEAVSEAFVLWDAQNRLVLCNSKFRRLHALTLEEAQPGRRYDAIMGRAAVPAVRREIPNTDLAELGARTFEAELADGRWLQISERRTKDGGYVSVGTDITTLKRHQERLVESERQLIATIADLKRSRRTLELQTQQLADLAERYLDQKAQAESANRSKSEFLANMSHELRTPLNAILGFAEVMQDEVFGQLGSEKYREYCRDIRSSGHYLLSVIDDILDMSRIEARRVTLVKQPVPVAEALERALKLIAEPARAKGLTLSVEMSADAVVLADERALHQILVNLLQNAVKFTPEAGRVAVRTRRALDAVHIFVEDSGIGIPKAVLPKLGAPFEQVESNFSRSFKGSGLGLAISRSLTELHGGRLRIRSEVGCGTIVLVRLPQPPRGAAGDPEVVEIVRDAAAPSSRKVAAPEPAEA, translated from the coding sequence ATGCTGGAGGCGGATCCCGCCCCACTCGCTGCACGTGCGGCCACGATCCTCGGCATCGCACGAGCCATCACCCCGGCTCACCAGCGGTTGGCGCGCGCGGAATCCTGGCTCCGCTTCGCGATCCCGGCGATCCTCGGCCTTTTCCTCATCTCGCTCTTTGCCATCACGGCGACCCAGCTCCTCGCCCAGCGCCGCGATGCCGTCGCCGAGGCGGGGCGGCAGATCGATCTCCTGGCGCGGCTCGTCGCGGCGAGCCTGTCGAGCACCGCTCCGGAATCGGAGCTACGCCTCGACGGCGCGGTCCCGGCCTCCGCCCTGGTGGCGGGGCGCGCGGTCTACCTGATCGGGCCGGACGACCGCATCGCCGCCTCCCTGCCCGCCCTCCTCCCTCCGGGGCACAGGCTCGCGGATCATCTCGGCGAGGCGCAACCGCTCCTGATCCTGGGCGAGCGCGCGGGCGTGATGACCGCCACGCTCGGCGGCGCGCCCGCCCTGGCGACCCTGCGCGCCCTGCCGTCCGGCCGGGGCCGGGTCGCGGTGGTCCAATCCCTCGACACGGCCACCGCCGACTGGCGGAGCCGCGCCCGCACCGAGGCGGTGGTCATCGGCACCGCCACGCTGGTCATCGTCTGCGTCGGGCTCGCCTATACGCTCCAGGCGGACCGGGCCCGCACGGTCGACCGCGTCTGCGAGCAGGTGCGCCAGCGGCTCGACACGGCGCTCTGCCGCGGGCGCTGCGGCCTGTGGGACTGGGACATCGCCCGCGGCCGCATCTACTGGTCGGACTCGATGTACCAGCTCCTCGGCTACGTCCGGGAGCACGAGTTCCTGTCGTTCGGCGACGTCAACGCGCTGGTCCACCCCGACGACACCGACCTCTACGGGCTCGCGAGCCAGCTCGCCGCCCAGGACGCCACCGTCGATCACGAATTCCGCATCCGCAGCGCGGCGGGCGAGTGGATCTGGCTCAAGGCCCGGGCGGAGATCGTGCGCGATCAGGACGATGGCGGGCGCCATCTCGTCGGGATCATCATCGACATCTCCGAGCAGCGCCGCCTCGCGGAATCCACGGCGACGGCCGACATGCGCCTGCGCGACGCAGTCGAGGCGGTGTCGGAGGCCTTCGTGCTCTGGGACGCGCAGAACCGCCTCGTCCTGTGCAACTCGAAGTTCCGGCGGCTTCACGCCCTGACCCTAGAGGAGGCCCAGCCGGGCCGGCGCTACGACGCGATCATGGGCCGGGCCGCCGTGCCGGCGGTGCGCCGCGAGATTCCCAACACCGACCTCGCCGAGCTCGGCGCGCGCACCTTCGAGGCCGAACTCGCCGACGGGCGCTGGCTTCAGATCAGCGAGCGGCGCACCAAGGACGGCGGCTACGTCTCGGTCGGCACCGACATCACCACCCTCAAGCGCCACCAGGAGCGCCTCGTCGAGTCCGAGCGCCAGCTCATCGCCACCATCGCCGACCTCAAGCGCTCGCGCCGCACCCTCGAACTCCAGACCCAGCAGCTCGCCGACCTCGCCGAGCGCTATCTCGACCAGAAGGCCCAGGCCGAGAGCGCCAACCGCTCCAAATCCGAGTTCCTGGCCAATATGAGCCACGAGCTGCGCACTCCGCTGAACGCGATCCTCGGCTTCGCCGAGGTGATGCAGGACGAGGTCTTCGGGCAGCTCGGCTCGGAGAAGTACCGGGAATATTGCCGGGACATCCGCTCCAGCGGCCACTATCTGCTGTCGGTCATCGACGACATCCTCGACATGTCGCGCATCGAGGCGCGCCGGGTGACGCTGGTGAAGCAGCCCGTGCCGGTGGCGGAGGCCCTGGAACGCGCCCTCAAGCTCATCGCCGAGCCGGCCCGCGCCAAGGGCCTGACGCTCAGCGTCGAGATGAGCGCCGACGCGGTGGTGCTGGCCGACGAGCGCGCCCTGCATCAGATCCTGGTGAACCTGCTCCAGAACGCCGTGAAGTTCACGCCCGAGGCGGGCCGCGTCGCGGTCCGCACCCGGCGGGCGCTCGACGCCGTCCACATCTTCGTGGAGGACAGCGGCATCGGCATCCCGAAGGCGGTGCTGCCCAAGCTGGGCGCCCCCTTCGAGCAGGTCGAGAGCAACTTTTCGCGCAGCTTCAAGGGGTCCGGCCTCGGGCTCGCCATCTCGCGCTCGCTCACGGAACTGCATGGCGGACGCCTGCGCATCCGCTCGGAGGTGGGATGCGGCACGATCGTCCTCGTGCGCCTGCCCCAGCCGCCGCGGGGCGCGGCCGGCGATCCAGAGGTCGTCGAGATCGTGCGCGACGCGGCAGCGCCGTCGTCTCGGAAGGTGGCGGCGCCGGAGCCGGCGGAGGCCTGA
- a CDS encoding bifunctional [glutamine synthetase] adenylyltransferase/[glutamine synthetase]-adenylyl-L-tyrosine phosphorylase, giving the protein MSAPLLDRIRTGPLLSEAERARDRLADLLQALDAVPDHAGLAAALRRDGPVRALVLGLADHSPFLWGLIAREPDRLARLLAQAPEAAHADLVAAQWAAGAAGAPREAVACALRRNRAEHALLIALADIGGVWSLEAVTAALSDFADASVRAALDAVLLEAAATGRFRPRDPAAPQEGSGLIVLGMGKLGAGELNYSSDIDLIVFFDPATAPLREGVEATPFFSRLAQGLAKLLQERTADGYVHRVDYRLRPDPGATPTALSLESAFTYYETVGQNWERAAFIKARPVAGDLPVAERFLAELRPFVWRKYFDFAAIADVHAMKRQIHAVRGHGAIAVAGHDIKLGRGGIREVEFFVQTQQLVFGGRRPSLRGQRTLDMLPALHDEGWITPQARDELCEAYRFLRTIEHRLQMVADEQTQRLPEDPGRLARFARFCGYRDAEALGAALVGQATRVQAHYALLFEAGPDLSAEMGDLVFTGAEDDPATLATLRRLGFRHPERAIETVRGWHHGRRPAVTSARAREVVTELVPALLQALAGTADPDGALAALDHAFGRMPAAVELLTILRSHERLRLLFADLLGTAPRLAETVAYSPHVLDAVIDPAFVEPVTDEAAMAAQMRRLVGAPQVFEDFLDRLRDAARQMRFVTGARLLSGILPPAGAGRAYAAIAQAAIAEALGAVQEVFAAEHGRVRAARIAVLGLGRLGSRQLTAESDLDLVVLYDFDPQDRESDGQRPLDAAVYHNRLTQRLVASLTVPTRRGHLYEVDLRLRPGGRQGPVAGQWPRFVPYQREEADLWEHMALTRARVLAGDPEFGAEIEAAIAAIVRSPRDPARVAREVRDMRALIAREKGDGGPHDLKLAPGGLLDLDFLAQALVLIHAAAHPSLIGLDAPAVIAEARALGLVPEAAADPLETAYRLLDDVHHWQRLMVEGPFEKGAAPATRARLAAAAGLPDETALLARLAETRAEVRGWFERLLG; this is encoded by the coding sequence ATGTCAGCCCCGCTCCTCGACCGGATCCGGACCGGCCCCCTCCTGTCAGAGGCCGAGCGGGCCCGCGACCGCCTCGCCGATCTCCTGCAGGCCCTCGACGCCGTGCCGGACCATGCCGGCCTCGCCGCCGCCCTGCGCAGGGACGGCCCGGTGCGCGCCCTGGTGCTCGGCCTTGCCGACCATTCGCCCTTCCTGTGGGGGCTGATCGCCCGCGAGCCGGACCGGCTCGCGCGGCTCCTCGCGCAGGCCCCGGAGGCGGCCCATGCGGACCTCGTGGCCGCCCAATGGGCGGCGGGCGCCGCGGGCGCGCCGCGGGAGGCCGTCGCCTGCGCGCTGCGCCGCAACCGCGCGGAGCACGCGCTCCTGATCGCGCTCGCCGACATCGGCGGGGTCTGGTCGCTGGAGGCAGTCACGGCGGCCCTGTCCGACTTCGCCGACGCCTCCGTGAGGGCCGCCCTCGACGCCGTCCTGCTCGAGGCCGCAGCGACGGGCCGCTTCCGGCCGCGCGACCCGGCGGCGCCGCAGGAGGGCAGCGGCCTCATCGTGCTCGGCATGGGCAAACTCGGCGCGGGCGAGCTCAACTATTCGAGCGACATCGACCTTATCGTGTTCTTCGACCCCGCCACTGCGCCCCTGCGCGAGGGCGTCGAGGCCACGCCCTTCTTCAGCCGGCTCGCGCAGGGCCTCGCCAAGCTCCTGCAGGAGCGCACGGCGGACGGCTACGTCCATCGGGTCGATTACCGCCTGCGTCCCGACCCGGGCGCGACCCCGACCGCACTCTCCCTCGAGTCCGCCTTCACCTATTACGAGACGGTCGGCCAGAACTGGGAGCGCGCCGCCTTCATCAAGGCGCGGCCCGTCGCCGGGGACCTCCCGGTCGCCGAGCGATTCCTCGCGGAGCTGCGCCCCTTCGTGTGGCGCAAGTATTTCGACTTCGCGGCGATCGCCGACGTGCACGCCATGAAGCGCCAGATCCACGCGGTGCGCGGCCACGGCGCCATCGCGGTGGCGGGCCACGACATCAAGCTCGGCCGCGGCGGAATCCGGGAGGTCGAGTTCTTCGTCCAGACCCAGCAACTCGTCTTCGGCGGGCGTCGCCCGTCCCTGCGCGGCCAGCGCACCCTCGACATGCTGCCGGCCCTTCACGACGAGGGCTGGATCACGCCGCAGGCCCGCGACGAGTTGTGCGAGGCCTACCGGTTCCTGCGCACCATCGAGCACCGGCTGCAGATGGTCGCCGACGAGCAGACCCAGCGCCTGCCCGAGGATCCGGGGCGGCTCGCCCGCTTCGCGCGCTTCTGCGGCTACCGGGACGCCGAGGCGCTCGGGGCGGCGCTGGTCGGGCAGGCGACCCGTGTGCAGGCACATTACGCGCTGTTGTTCGAGGCCGGCCCCGACCTCTCGGCGGAGATGGGCGATCTCGTCTTCACCGGGGCGGAGGACGATCCGGCGACGCTTGCGACCCTGCGGCGGCTCGGATTTCGCCATCCGGAGCGGGCGATCGAGACGGTGCGCGGCTGGCACCACGGGAGGCGGCCCGCCGTGACGAGCGCCCGCGCCCGCGAGGTCGTCACCGAACTCGTTCCGGCCCTGCTCCAGGCGCTTGCCGGCACCGCGGATCCGGACGGGGCGCTCGCCGCCCTTGACCACGCCTTCGGCCGCATGCCGGCCGCGGTCGAACTCCTCACCATCCTGCGCTCGCACGAGCGGCTGCGGCTCCTCTTCGCCGATCTCCTCGGCACGGCGCCGCGTCTTGCGGAAACCGTGGCCTACAGCCCTCATGTCCTCGATGCGGTGATCGACCCGGCCTTCGTCGAGCCGGTCACCGACGAGGCGGCGATGGCCGCGCAGATGCGCCGCCTCGTCGGCGCGCCTCAGGTCTTCGAGGATTTCCTCGACCGCCTCCGCGATGCCGCCCGGCAGATGCGCTTCGTCACGGGCGCGCGCCTCCTCTCCGGCATCCTGCCGCCCGCCGGAGCCGGCCGCGCCTATGCGGCGATCGCCCAGGCCGCCATCGCCGAGGCGCTCGGGGCCGTGCAGGAGGTCTTCGCGGCGGAGCACGGACGGGTGCGGGCGGCCCGGATCGCGGTGCTCGGGCTCGGGCGGCTCGGCTCGCGCCAGCTCACGGCCGAGTCCGACCTCGACCTCGTCGTCCTGTACGATTTCGACCCGCAGGATCGCGAGAGCGACGGGCAGCGCCCCCTCGATGCGGCCGTCTACCACAACCGGCTCACTCAGCGCCTCGTCGCTTCCCTGACGGTGCCGACCCGGCGCGGGCATCTCTACGAGGTGGATCTGCGCCTGCGGCCGGGAGGCCGGCAGGGCCCGGTCGCCGGGCAATGGCCGCGCTTCGTGCCCTACCAGCGCGAGGAAGCGGATCTGTGGGAGCACATGGCGCTGACCCGCGCCCGGGTGCTCGCGGGCGATCCCGAATTCGGCGCGGAGATCGAGGCCGCCATTGCGGCGATCGTCAGGAGCCCGCGCGACCCGGCCCGCGTCGCCCGGGAGGTGCGCGACATGCGGGCGCTCATCGCCCGCGAGAAGGGCGACGGCGGTCCCCACGATCTCAAGCTCGCGCCGGGCGGCCTCCTCGACCTCGACTTCCTGGCGCAGGCGCTGGTCCTGATCCATGCGGCCGCGCATCCAAGCCTGATCGGCCTCGATGCCCCGGCGGTCATTGCTGAGGCGCGGGCGCTCGGCCTCGTGCCCGAGGCGGCCGCGGATCCGCTGGAGACGGCCTACCGCCTCCTCGACGACGTCCATCACTGGCAGCGTCTGATGGTGGAGGGGCCCTTCGAGAAGGGTGCCGCCCCCGCCACCCGGGCGCGCCTCGCCGCGGCCGCGGGCCTGCCGGACGAGACGGCCCTGCTCGCCCGGCTCGCCGAGACGAGAGCCGAGGTGAGGGGATGGTTCGAGCGGCTGCTCGGGTGA
- a CDS encoding Lrp/AsnC family transcriptional regulator, whose amino-acid sequence MEDPFTHLKLDRIDVKMLRLLQEDGRLTNAELAQRVNLSPATCHRRMQRLFRGGFITGVRAMVAPRAVGRGALVMVGVVLDRSTPESFAAFERAVVSLGFVLDCHLVAGDFDYVLKIRVGDMADFNRLHGEKLIALPGVRQTRTFFVMKEVIDNAPLDF is encoded by the coding sequence ATGGAAGATCCTTTCACCCACCTTAAGCTCGACCGCATCGACGTGAAGATGCTGCGCCTCCTCCAGGAGGATGGCCGCCTGACCAATGCCGAGCTGGCCCAGCGGGTGAATCTCAGCCCCGCCACCTGCCACCGGCGCATGCAGCGGCTGTTCCGGGGCGGATTCATCACCGGCGTGCGTGCCATGGTGGCGCCGCGGGCGGTGGGGCGGGGCGCACTCGTGATGGTGGGCGTGGTGCTCGACCGCTCGACGCCGGAGAGCTTCGCGGCCTTCGAGCGCGCCGTCGTGTCCCTCGGCTTCGTGCTCGACTGCCACCTCGTGGCCGGCGATTTCGACTACGTCCTCAAGATCCGGGTCGGCGACATGGCCGATTTCAACCGCCTCCATGGCGAGAAGCTGATCGCGCTGCCCGGCGTGCGGCAGACACGGACCTTCTTCGTGATGAAGGAGGTGATCGACAACGCGCCGCTCGACTTCTGA
- a CDS encoding 1-aminocyclopropane-1-carboxylate deaminase, protein MLEKFERYPLTFGPTPIERLGRLSAHLGGQVELYAKREDCNSGLAFGGNKLRKLEYIVPDAIASGADTLVSIGGVQSNHTRMVAAVAAKIGMKCRLVQEAWVPHEDAVYDRVGNIMLSRILGADVRLVDDGFDIGIRSSWQEAIDDVKAKGGRPYAIPAGASVHKFGGLGYVGFAEEVRAQERDLGFTFDYIVVCTVTGSTHAGMVVGFAKDGRERRVIGIDASATPAQTKAQVLDIARRTADLVGLGRDLSADDVVLNEDYAYPVYGVPSQETKDAIRLCARLEGMITDPVYEGKSMQGMIDLVRKGFFPAGSKVLYAHLGGAPALNGYGYTFRNG, encoded by the coding sequence GTGCTGGAGAAATTCGAACGCTACCCGCTGACCTTCGGGCCGACCCCGATCGAGCGCCTCGGCCGCCTCTCCGCTCATCTTGGCGGCCAGGTCGAACTCTACGCCAAGCGGGAGGATTGCAACTCGGGGCTCGCCTTCGGCGGCAACAAGCTGCGCAAGCTCGAATACATCGTGCCGGATGCGATCGCCTCGGGCGCCGACACGCTGGTCTCGATCGGCGGGGTGCAGTCCAACCACACCCGCATGGTGGCCGCGGTGGCGGCGAAGATCGGCATGAAGTGCCGCCTCGTGCAGGAAGCCTGGGTGCCGCACGAGGACGCCGTCTACGACCGGGTCGGCAACATCATGCTGAGCCGCATCCTGGGGGCAGATGTGCGGCTCGTCGATGACGGCTTCGACATCGGCATCCGGTCGAGCTGGCAGGAGGCGATCGACGACGTCAAGGCGAAGGGCGGCCGGCCCTACGCCATCCCGGCCGGCGCCTCGGTGCACAAGTTCGGCGGCCTCGGCTATGTGGGCTTCGCCGAGGAGGTGCGGGCGCAGGAGCGCGACCTCGGCTTCACCTTCGATTACATCGTCGTGTGCACGGTCACCGGCTCGACCCATGCGGGGATGGTCGTGGGCTTCGCCAAGGACGGGCGCGAGCGCCGGGTGATCGGCATCGACGCCTCGGCGACCCCGGCCCAGACCAAGGCGCAGGTGCTCGACATCGCCCGCCGCACCGCCGACCTCGTCGGCCTCGGGCGCGACCTGTCGGCGGACGACGTGGTGCTGAACGAGGACTATGCCTATCCGGTCTACGGCGTGCCGTCGCAGGAGACCAAGGATGCGATCCGCCTCTGCGCGCGGCTCGAAGGCATGATCACGGACCCGGTCTACGAGGGCAAGTCCATGCAGGGCATGATCGACCTCGTGCGCAAGGGCTTCTTCCCCGCGGGCTCGAAGGTGCTCTACGCGCATCTCGGCGGCGCCCCGGCCCTCAACGGCTACGGCTACACCTTCCGCAACGGCTGA
- a CDS encoding sensor histidine kinase produces the protein MSARAPVAEGVPARLGTLFRTTAFKLSLAYLLVFAAFAFFALGYVAWNARQVLDDQIVSTIEAEISGLSEQYAAGGIRRLVSVVERRAREPGASLYLVTTPAGEHVVGNVESLPPGLLAEPGQTETAYGRGTDGDRLDHRAIVRIFTLPGGFRLLVGRDVEERDRLRAVIARAFAWSLMLVVGLGFVGSLFIAQRVLKRVDAMTEITRGIMAGDLDGRLTLAGTGDELDRLAQNLNAMLDRIGELMQGLREVSDNIAHDLKTPLTRLRNKADEALRTGHDAETLRAALEANIEESDNLIRVFNALLMIARLEAGGTRETLADFDAGAVALEVAELYEAVAEERGVALRTDIASGLTVHGSRELIGQAVANLIDNALKYGAEAAEPTVTIEARRVGEAVRLTVSDRGPGIPQAERGRVLERFVRLETARSRPGFGLGLSLVNAVARLHQGAFLLEDNGPGLRATLALPARVHPAPPEAPDGL, from the coding sequence GTGAGCGCGCGCGCGCCCGTCGCGGAGGGCGTGCCGGCGCGCCTCGGCACGCTGTTTCGCACCACCGCGTTCAAGCTCTCGCTCGCTTATCTGCTGGTCTTCGCGGCCTTCGCGTTCTTCGCGCTCGGCTATGTCGCCTGGAACGCCCGACAGGTGCTCGATGACCAGATCGTCTCCACCATCGAGGCGGAGATCAGTGGCCTGTCCGAGCAATACGCGGCGGGCGGCATCCGCCGCCTCGTCAGCGTGGTCGAGCGGCGCGCCCGCGAACCCGGCGCCTCGCTCTATCTCGTGACCACGCCGGCCGGCGAGCACGTGGTCGGCAACGTCGAGTCGCTGCCGCCGGGCCTCCTGGCGGAGCCGGGCCAGACCGAGACGGCCTATGGCCGCGGCACCGACGGCGACCGGCTCGACCACCGGGCGATCGTGCGCATCTTCACCCTGCCGGGGGGCTTCCGCCTCCTGGTCGGGCGCGACGTCGAGGAGCGCGACCGCCTGCGCGCGGTGATCGCGCGCGCCTTCGCATGGTCGCTGATGCTCGTGGTGGGGCTCGGCTTCGTCGGCAGCCTGTTCATCGCGCAACGCGTCCTCAAGCGCGTCGACGCCATGACGGAAATCACCCGCGGCATCATGGCGGGCGACCTCGACGGACGCCTCACGCTCGCCGGGACCGGCGACGAACTCGACCGCCTCGCGCAGAACCTCAACGCCATGCTCGACCGCATCGGCGAATTGATGCAGGGCCTGCGCGAAGTCTCCGACAACATCGCCCACGACCTCAAGACGCCGCTGACGCGGTTGCGCAACAAGGCCGACGAGGCCCTGCGCACCGGCCACGACGCCGAGACGCTGCGGGCGGCCCTGGAAGCCAATATCGAGGAGAGCGACAACCTCATCCGGGTCTTCAACGCCCTGTTGATGATCGCGCGCCTCGAAGCCGGGGGCACGCGCGAGACCCTCGCCGATTTCGATGCCGGGGCGGTCGCCCTTGAGGTCGCGGAGCTCTACGAGGCGGTGGCCGAGGAGCGCGGCGTGGCGTTGCGCACGGACATCGCCTCCGGGCTCACCGTGCATGGCAGCCGGGAGCTGATCGGGCAGGCGGTGGCGAACCTGATCGACAATGCCCTCAAGTACGGCGCCGAGGCCGCCGAGCCGACCGTCACGATCGAGGCGCGGCGGGTCGGCGAGGCGGTGCGCCTCACCGTCTCGGACCGGGGCCCCGGCATTCCGCAGGCCGAACGCGGCCGGGTGCTGGAGCGCTTCGTGCGCCTGGAGACGGCCCGCTCGCGCCCCGGCTTCGGCCTGGGCCTCAGCCTCGTCAACGCGGTCGCCCGCCTGCATCAGGGCGCCTTCCTGCTGGAGGACAACGGGCCGGGCCTGCGCGCGACCCTGGCCCTGCCCGCTCGAGTCCATCCGGCGCCTCCGGAAGCGCCGGATGGACTCTAA
- a CDS encoding response regulator transcription factor — translation MRLLIIEDDREAASYLSKAFREAGHVADLAADGLDGYALAREGDYDVLVVDRMLPKLDGLSLIRSLREQGVETPVLILSALGQVDDRVKGLRAGGDDYLPKPYAFSELLARIEVLARRRGGGAGEPTAYRVGDLELDRLSHRVTRGGQEIVLQPREFRLLEYLMRHAGQVVTRTMLLEHVWDYHFDPQTNVIDVHVSRLRAKVDKGFERPMIHTVRGAGYMVRAGGEG, via the coding sequence ATGCGTCTCCTGATCATCGAGGACGACCGCGAGGCGGCGTCCTATCTCTCGAAAGCTTTTCGCGAGGCCGGCCACGTGGCGGATCTCGCCGCCGACGGGCTCGACGGCTATGCGCTCGCCCGCGAGGGGGATTACGACGTGCTCGTGGTCGACCGCATGCTGCCGAAGCTCGACGGACTCTCGCTGATCCGGTCGCTGCGCGAGCAGGGCGTCGAGACGCCGGTCCTGATCCTCTCGGCGCTGGGGCAGGTCGACGACCGGGTGAAGGGCCTGCGGGCCGGGGGCGACGACTACCTGCCGAAGCCCTATGCCTTCTCGGAACTCCTCGCCCGGATCGAGGTTCTGGCGCGCCGCCGCGGGGGAGGGGCGGGCGAGCCGACCGCCTACCGGGTCGGCGACCTCGAACTCGACCGGCTGTCGCACCGCGTCACCCGCGGAGGCCAGGAGATCGTGCTCCAGCCGCGCGAGTTCCGCCTGCTCGAATACCTGATGCGCCATGCCGGGCAGGTCGTGACCCGCACGATGCTGCTCGAACACGTCTGGGACTACCACTTCGATCCGCAGACCAACGTCATCGACGTCCATGTCTCGCGCCTGCGCGCCAAGGTGGACAAGGGGTTCGAGCGGCCGATGATCCACACGGTACGGGGTGCCGGCTACATGGTCCGGGCCGGCGGCGAGGGGTGA
- a CDS encoding MucR family transcriptional regulator → MTSTFPNAGKLAVLTADIATAYLSRNHLQSGELPRLIGEIHAALHSAAQGTTAPSGPPKPTPAEIRRSITYDALISFEDGKPYKTLRRHLTRLGLTPEAYREKWGLPPDYPMTCADYSKRRSELARALTLGLPIVKTPARELSLAEA, encoded by the coding sequence ATGACTTCCACGTTTCCGAACGCCGGCAAGCTCGCCGTGCTGACGGCTGATATCGCGACTGCCTATCTGAGCCGGAACCACCTGCAGAGCGGCGAGCTGCCCCGCCTGATCGGCGAGATCCACGCGGCGTTGCACAGCGCCGCGCAGGGGACGACCGCTCCGTCCGGTCCTCCGAAGCCGACACCCGCCGAGATCCGCCGCTCAATCACCTACGACGCGCTGATCAGCTTCGAGGACGGCAAACCCTACAAGACCCTTCGCCGCCATCTCACGCGGCTCGGCCTGACGCCGGAGGCCTATCGGGAGAAATGGGGCCTGCCGCCCGACTACCCGATGACCTGCGCCGATTACTCGAAGCGGCGCTCGGAACTCGCCCGCGCCCTGACTCTCGGTCTTCCGATCGTCAAGACGCCGGCACGCGAGCTCAGCCTCGCCGAGGCCTAG
- a CDS encoding transcriptional regulator: protein MASQEGAAMAPDARFFYRRVLLLTPDPWLRARLCGTLEELGCLVQPFACEAEALTWAQDEIADLAMIDSLSGTGHGIALAAQLRHEGVPAVFFDGFDAERGLLSAEPPRHPGLPRRTPLSEVLEACLT from the coding sequence ATGGCCAGCCAGGAAGGGGCCGCGATGGCACCCGACGCACGCTTCTTCTACCGCAGGGTGCTGCTGCTGACGCCCGATCCGTGGCTGCGCGCGCGGCTCTGCGGGACGCTCGAGGAACTCGGCTGTCTCGTCCAGCCCTTTGCGTGCGAGGCCGAGGCGCTGACCTGGGCGCAGGACGAGATCGCCGACCTGGCGATGATCGACAGCCTGTCGGGAACCGGGCACGGCATCGCCCTCGCGGCGCAGCTGCGTCACGAGGGCGTCCCGGCCGTGTTCTTCGACGGGTTCGACGCCGAGCGCGGCCTGCTCAGCGCCGAGCCCCCCAGGCATCCGGGACTGCCTCGCCGCACCCCGCTGTCCGAGGTTCTCGAGGCCTGCTTGACCTGA